One Halobaculum roseum DNA segment encodes these proteins:
- a CDS encoding phosphoglycerol geranylgeranyltransferase, with the protein MSAPWEEWDHVLKIDPDKELYGDETFADACETGTDAIEIGGTLDVTSEKATRVIEACKEHNVPLYQEPSNPAVVVDDEALDGYLIPTVFNADDPFWITGAHKEWVRIADDLDWDRTHTEAYIVLNPDASAAELTGADCDLTPEEVGAYARVAEKMFGQDIVYVEYSGTLGDRETVKAAHDALDDSTLFYGGGIHDYDDAHAMGKVADTVVVGDLLHDEGADAVRETVEGVTDAHAELADA; encoded by the coding sequence ATGAGCGCCCCCTGGGAGGAGTGGGATCACGTCCTGAAGATCGACCCGGACAAGGAACTGTACGGCGACGAGACGTTCGCGGACGCCTGCGAGACCGGCACGGACGCCATCGAGATCGGCGGCACGCTGGACGTGACCTCCGAGAAGGCCACCCGCGTCATCGAGGCGTGCAAGGAGCACAACGTCCCGCTGTACCAGGAGCCGTCGAACCCGGCGGTCGTCGTCGACGACGAGGCGCTCGACGGCTACCTCATCCCGACCGTCTTCAACGCCGACGACCCGTTCTGGATCACCGGCGCCCACAAGGAGTGGGTGCGCATCGCCGACGACCTCGACTGGGACCGCACCCACACCGAGGCGTACATCGTGCTCAACCCCGACGCCTCCGCCGCCGAGCTCACCGGCGCCGACTGCGACCTCACCCCCGAGGAGGTCGGCGCGTACGCCCGCGTCGCCGAGAAGATGTTCGGCCAGGACATCGTCTACGTCGAGTACTCGGGCACCCTGGGCGACCGCGAGACCGTGAAGGCCGCCCACGACGCGCTCGATGACTCGACCCTCTTCTACGGCGGCGGCATCCACGACTACGACGACGCCCACGCGATGGGCAAAGTGGCCGACACCGTCGTCGTCGGCGACCTGCTCCACGACGAAGGCGCCGACGCCGTCCGCGAGACCGTCGAGGGCGTCACGGACGCCCACGCCGAGCTCGCCGACGCCTGA